The following is a genomic window from Drosophila busckii strain San Diego stock center, stock number 13000-0081.31 chromosome 2L, ASM1175060v1, whole genome shotgun sequence.
GTTCAATGAACGCTTGAAAATAAAGCTCgagaaaaattcaaaaaataacacaaaatttaaagtgtatatgAAATTTTGCCACACCTGCGCGCGGTACGCtgacatataataataataaaaaaaaaaaggtttccAATCTACCTTATGCCCCAAGTGCAATGTCAATACATTTGTGTAAGTGCTCGTTGTGCTTAAATAAAAGTCCAGCGTTGAGTGCAAGTTATTAATATTCCCAGCCAGCTGTCAACAGCATAACCATAATGAATTTCTCAAGTGCttgctgaaaaaaaaaacaaaaaatacaaataaaatgaataaatacatgtgcctgtgtgtgtgctgctgcccaTTGGCAGCCCCAGTAAGTATGctttacatatttgtataacTCAGCTGTGCGAGATCTTCTgccacattacgcatacgaggCGTGTGACGCATTTAACAAGTGTACCCCTCGCCGataaaaagcataattaaACCCAAAATGGAGCACAGTGTCAACCCGTTTGGtacataaagcataaattatgtgcatTTTGTGTTCAGTTTACCGCTGCCCGCAACAACGATAATGTTCAGCTTCATTACGTTCATAATACAATATTCGATAGTGTTTACGCTCGCTCTTGTGttagtgtgagtgtgtgtgcttacgCCGGAAGTTACTGCATAAATGAGGGCacattttcagttttcagttttcagttgGACTGtgcatttccatttgcaaTCAGCggatattaatatttatatgcagcaaaTTGATCAATGAATTTCGAGAGCCACTTCACTTATTTTTTCAAGCccaattgttttatttaagttaGCATTGCacatttgcattgatttgtaatttatttttaattatttgcagacAAATGTGCTACCGGGATTACGTGACCACTATTTATCGTTATTACTTTTCCTTGATTGTAACAAACAAAGTGTTACTAGAATCATTAATAAAGTGAAATTTAGATAATGCGACTCAATTTGATTGCCCTTATTTTGAATGCTCAAGACAAAAATGAGCAggaagctaattaaatttattgtaatgaATTggttaaacattaaaatatattattacgTTGATAATGTTAGTCGAGGAAGTGgtgttttaagcatttaatttggtGAAATTTTAaagataaaagtaaaaaatgtgtagctgtataaatttaaaattaatcaatctTGACAGTTTActagaaaattaaatgtgaaattttatgtttagtttggtaattaaaaattataaaaaagaattgtttATCTAGTGCAAAAAAGagagtttaattaatattttcttgtagtattaaaaatttcaacaaagctgcaagtgaagtaaaagaaaataatttaaattaaaattcgatTTTTAATGCAACTATTTTTCAATTCACATgagataaattaaattattaaaaaagatATTGGTTTATCTAGTGCTCAAATAAACAAGggtttaattaatatttcttgtagtatttaaaaatttttcaaCAAAGTGCAAGTGAagtaaagaaataatttaaattaattcgattttttaatgaattatttttttaatttccagtCAGGTAGTATTCagttactttttaattaaggCTCACATTAAATATGATTGTTAAGAATATTATCAATTTGTAATGTTTGCAGTAAGATTGAGttcaaaatttgatttgaatgtGCTCACATTTCAATCAATTTCACTTTCGTgaatatttagctaaattacttttagcactgttgctttagctttcaGCCTTTTCTTTTACGCTTAAACGTTTCTTCAAGCCATGCAACTGAGattgtacataaatatgcgAGAAAAAAGTGATTTTATATTCATGTAGCCACAACAAagtaatttgcaacaattttgatCCAGACTGCCACTCAAGCTGTCAATGACACGTTCAACAGTCGGGCGGGCGTCTGTCCGGCGTTTATTTGGTCCCTCAGGAAAAATTTACTGATTTCAAtataattgattgattttctCTTGGCCTGGCGCGTTGGTAATGTTATTGAAATGGCTTCCAAAAATTTGTCAAGTTCTTTTCGTGCCAGTGACATGGCATGCATGTTTTAGATATTCTTCGTGCTCAGTCAATCGTTCAAAAAGGTTGCCGaatattcaaatgaaatggGCGGCTTAGATTTGCTACGCTCGGTGCTTTGGCAAGTGCGTTGtcaatattcaaattgcacaaaaaatgtCATGCAAATTCATATATGCGATGATGATATGACTATAATGCTGAGAAGTATATTTGCTTGGCCCTCGGCACGTTTGCAATCCTTCATAAACATGATTGGAATTTTAATAAGTCACAGCCATTAGATACATAGGCAGGCTAGCCATATGTCTGTCTTTTTATCAACATGGCATACAGACGagtaaatgtataaataaaaaaaagggaaaagtTTTGCTAGTTGTAACTACTAGCTTATGGCCCAACCCCATTCATAATAAGTTTGTCGCATGTggcaaacacaacacacacaaacacacacaaaatgtaaatgtaaatttgcGCTGTATGCGTGTATGATAGATACAAatctaagcaacaaatgcaacacaGACAGCGAGAGCAATGTTTGTTCTTTTTTCCGCTTCAGTCTCACTCCCAGCCATTACAGCTGTTAACAAGCTTGTTATGCCAGAGcgaacaaaaatattgtattatgaaatgtatgcaaattatatggcgcacatatataaatatatatgtagaaaATACACAATGTTCACTAgggaaaatattttttttgaccTTTCGCTCACCCTTGATGAGAATTTAGTTTGGCCTGCATTGCGCAGACTATAATGAACATGCTTAATTGGATTAGCCCCAGCTGCTCttccataataataatttttaataatattttaacacATTCGACTATGTCTTAGGATAAAAATTCCTACAGTTTATGCATTATATTTCCAAGTGTCGATTGCTCACACATAGATGTCGCATCAGCACTGTTCAATAATcatatgtttaatattattaattaagaatataatacatataagcTCAAAATGCTGCAACTATGAATCAATctatatgcataattaatatttaatactatGGGTAGCTAGCTATAGATTTTATGCATAGTTGCATATACGATATTTATGATGAGTACGAACTGACGTTTCACATTTGAATATCAGTGATGTGCAGTATGAATTATATGGCAGCCTTTGAAGTGATTTAATGGTTGCTATTGTCTGGCTCACAAAGTCGATTTGGCAACGAATTTGAATTGGAAGATGGTGGCTTTACGCCTTATTAATGGGCTGCAGTAAGTGGCCCCAATGGAATAATAAGCGTTCTGATTTACACACGCGCCCACCCTCACTTTGTCGGCGACTACGCagcgtatgagtaatgcgAAGCAATTGAACGCGCTGTTGACTTGTTGACAGTTGATGATACAGTTGTTACTTTTTCGTACTTACAGTGTTATTAAGACGCGCATAAATCAGTGCGTGAGCCTCAGAAAACATTGCAACTAATCCTCAGCGCAATTGACGATACGTGCTTGTAATGATGACAGTCGAAGCTGCCTCACCTGTCATCTGGCGCATGCCGTTGCAttaagccaaagtcaaagccacCGCCCAcatacgaacacacacacacatgaccgCATCACGAGCGGCACACAGAACGTGACACATGGCGATGTACTTTTATGCCAGTAAGATATCAGCCATCGCCTGTGGCACGCGCTGCAAGCAGACAGTGCTGCAAAAATCGCGTGGTCAGCGCGACAGAGATAAAGCTgaacgccagcgccagcagcagcagcagcagcagcagcagcaacaacaacagcgtcgTGACAGCGACGGCATCGAATCATCATCAGGCATTTACTCTTTAGAAACTAACGCGCTAACTGCTGCAGATCCAGCGCTGGCAATGCGACTGCGGCGACGCCACAGCGCCGAACAGTTGAGTGTGCAGGACATGATGCATTTAGATGAGTTCGGGGTAAGCGCCAATGCgcataaatgtaattattcaaatgcaaatttgtttgtttgcaatttgcagttgGCTCACATGCAACAGTCCCAGGATATTGTGCAATACGATGTGCCACGAAATGCGCACAGACGCAGCCAATGCGATGTCAATTTTGAGGTAATTAAAACCAAATCATTTTTCCATACgcgcatttaattaagcgcactgcttaattttgtttgcctttatGTCGATTTGAGCGCTTAATTGCtatggcaaaaataaatataatttttgtatttgcagaGCTCGGTGCTTGGATCCGGTGgcataatgtatataaatgctaaaattgtTTCCGGCCCACTGGAATCATTTACCGAAGTGCTCATACCGCAGCATGTTGCCGATTTAGATAAGGTAagctacaatatatataaaaaaaaaacagcatagtacattcaatttaattttgtttttttgtaagGAATTTCTGTTCTCATTCTTGCTGTCATCACGACTCTTTCTGCGGCCACATGAGCTGCTGGGCCAGCTGCTGCATGCGGTACCTGATAGCGAACGCCTGGAGACTCTTGTTGCTCTGCTGGCCGAGTGGACGCAAAGATTTCCCTATGATTATCGTGATGAGCGCATGATGAATCATGTTAAACATATCGTTGCCAGGTGAATAACTCAAACTTAAAGCTCAAAGTGTTTAGTTCATTTGCTGTactttacacatttttattttgtatttattcaaTGAAAAGCTCAaacatgcaaaacaaattgatttcctcataaatttcatattatttacatttttcaaacCTTGCTcaacaagcaaatgaatttaatacttgctaaaaaatttaattgaatttgttctGTTTagcaactaataaatatttctagaAATTGCTTACAACAATCAAAAAAAGgattacaataaattgaattttagtttGCCGCAATTATAATcagaaatataattaattatttattattacaattttgtcagtttttattattttgagtctcatttacttttaattttctttagtgcatatcaattattttattacttcaGTCTTTCTTtgattaaaagaaattaaatcaattttattcccaattattatcatttttattcccaacattttatttccaatttttattatttttattcccAACATTTTTACAAAGTTTATGTaacttgttgtttattttgagtCTCATGActtcatttacttttaattttatttctaatgCTTAAGTAATTCTTTTTGAAGCTTgtgcagcttaagcaacaaacataaaatactttatttattaattaaatttttattctttggTTGCAGATGCTCGAATTCACATTTAGAAACTATAGTCTCCCAAGTACTAAGTGCCTTACTACAACGTTTGACTGATTTAGAGGGACACGAGGCCGATCTGCGTGCCTCTCAGTCCAATAATGACAACAAGGTAACACAACAGTCCCCACATAATTTCGCCAGTGCGCACTGCTAACAATTTACAACTACCAACAGCGCTTGGAAGCTCTAGCGAACCCAACGGCCACACAATATGCACAGATCTTGTGCCGTCTGGAAAAGAAATTGGCCAAGCATGTGGGACCCGAGGAGTTtctgcagtgcagcagcatgGTGCTGTTGGATAAGCAGGTAGGAGCGGCACTGACTTCCTTTGTGCCCTTTTCGGCACGCTATGCATACATTAACGCAGAGCAAGCGACAGAGCAAGgataagcaattaaaagggTTGACAAGCAGCTTCATTAAgtgaatgtatgtgtgtgtgctttttaCGCCTTTGCAGAAGAAGTGGGACCAACCTAGCGCTTCGGGCGGACCGCCAGGCGCACAGGATCCAAAGAAGACTTGCAATCTGGAAACCTATCTGGACTGGTCGGCACGTCTGCGTCTCTTTGTCTGCAATCAAATACTGCAGGTAAGTCCCGAGACGCATTAACTTTTGCATgcgtttattaaatatgcatgaaGCACTGCATGccatataatttatgcttgcagTCAGTCAACTTCGCTGAATTTGTTAgctcaaacaatttgttgctttattttcacACAGTGCGTTGGCATTGAGGAGCGCAGTCGAACCGTTGAGCTCTGGAGCGGCGTGGCTCAGTATTGTCTGCTCGTAGGCAACTACAACAGTGCAACTGCCATACTGGAATCCTTGGAATCGCCAGCTATAGCCCGGCTTAAGATTACGGTAAGTGCGAACATAAACAACTATGCATAGCTAATTAAATGATCAGCGTCAAGTTTCATGCCCATAGAATCAACTTGTAGCCGATTGTAATCTCTTAAGCTGATTATGCGTAATACATTGCTATGAAATTGTTAGAAAGCAGTTCAAGCTGTTTGTATAAATGGCAACTTAAATCACTTGAATCttacgtatgcgtaatttgggatattaaattttgctattcatatttaatataatgtaCTGCTAAGCAAACTGCTTGCAGGCATAACGTATTTCTGAATTTAAAGGCAATTataatgcacaaaatatttagccTAAAGCGCTCATTAGttgtgcgtatacgtaattttaagatatttatataatgttcAAGCTTGCTAGTGAAGACCATTTCATAGATTTCTTGTTTTTCTAATaccaaagagaaagagagtgagcacagctaaaaataaagcatatttaatattaaaatataagtaCTTAGCTTCTTAGCAAGCTGAAAATGAAAccttatataacaattttaattataataacgccttaatgctttagctttgctttacttttgatGACCTACATTACGAAATTGTTCAATACAGAATAACTAATTATTGTctcaaacaaatttgcttagaaagtgtattttatttatttatttaatgctttctTCATTATTTATACGAATCAAGCAACTTGTAATAGAAACTTACAGACAATTCGGCTgctgtttactttttgtataCAGCAGCCAATAAAGCGGCCATGCCCTTTCAATAGTAAATCAAGCTCTACTCGATTTGTCTGACACACTTGGCATCAAGTATTCAACCCGTGATTAACATTTAACCCAATGGGTCTCAACTCAAGCTCAACTCAATAAAAAgatgaaataattaatttgttgctgccattcataaaaatatgtgcCTGCCACAATCTACTCGAAGCTGCTTCTCATTTAGTTtcagcttaattttaaattctttggcACCCTTGATAATTTTCAGCTTGAAAGCTGCGAGAGCTCAAACAGAACTATGCACTTTAATTCACTTTagcagttaaatttttaattaaatttaatttttttattcaagctGTAATTTTATACATGTAACATTGAATTTCTtgttaaagttg
Proteins encoded in this region:
- the LOC108602236 gene encoding uncharacterized protein LOC108602236 encodes the protein MAMYFYASKISAIACGTRCKQTVLQKSRGQRDRDKAERQRQQQQQQQQQQQQQRRDSDGIESSSGIYSLETNALTAADPALAMRLRRRHSAEQLSVQDMMHLDEFGLAHMQQSQDIVQYDVPRNAHRRSQCDVNFESSVLGSGGIMYINAKIVSGPLESFTEVLIPQHVADLDKEFLFSFLLSSRLFLRPHELLGQLLHAVPDSERLETLVALLAEWTQRFPYDYRDERMMNHVKHIVARCSNSHLETIVSQVLSALLQRLTDLEGHEADLRASQSNNDNKRLEALANPTATQYAQILCRLEKKLAKHVGPEEFLQCSSMVLLDKQKKWDQPSASGGPPGAQDPKKTCNLETYLDWSARLRLFVCNQILQCVGIEERSRTVELWSGVAQYCLLVGNYNSATAILESLESPAIARLKITWSKLQVTCQQLDCMQRHAEGHGHLWQQQAIVLNEQQQTLKTDKSDKRTTEKLSSSTAAAAATSPLNAKVSFNLDVKHATNASGGRQMAITGTSGINAMDPAPQSPEASSSNSTSNSSSSMKQLATNDWVVIPVYADIVKLALAERENCLQRLPNGHINITAFDRMAAIVGAFSKHMQAMKPTQAPTSGEFENFCAHMQRATKLGEADLMMASFACEEPNNAEKLMYDLN